A single Nicotiana tabacum cultivar K326 chromosome 5, ASM71507v2, whole genome shotgun sequence DNA region contains:
- the LOC142181013 gene encoding secreted RxLR effector protein 161-like, with translation MGSEFEMSMKGELNFFWGLQVKQSTKGTFISQQKYIKVILNRFDMKASKVIYTLIATTTRLDIDESGSSVNQTIYRGIIGFLLYLTASRPDIAFSVGLCARFQSNPKESHLKATKRILRYLKRIQNLVLYYPSGDSFNLIGYADADYAGCLVDRKSTSGMAHFLGSCIISWGTRKQNLVALSTAEAEYVAAASCCAQLL, from the coding sequence atgggaagtgagtttgagatGAGCATGAAGGGTGAGTTAAATTTCTTCTGGGGTCTTCAAGTGAAGCAGTCCACAAAGGGAACATTCATTAGTCAGCAAAAGTACATCAAAGTGATCCTGAATAGGTTTGACATGAAAGCATCAAAAGTGATTTACACTCTTATTGCCACTACTACTCGACTAGACATTGACGAATCTGGCTCTTCTGTGAATCAAACAATTTATAGAGGCATCATTGGATTTCTCCTATATCTTACTGCAAGCAGGCCAGATATTGCTTTTAGTGTAGGTTTATGTGCAAGGTTTCagtcaaatcccaaggaatctcatctgaaggctaCCAAAAGAATCCTGAGATATCTTAAGCGAATACAAAACCTGGTGCTATATTATCCATCAGGTGACAGTTTTAATCTGATTGGGTATGCTGACGCAGACTATGCAGGTTGTCTTGTGGATAGAAAAAGCACTTCTGGGATGGCTCACTTCTTAGGATCATGTATTATCTCTTGGGGGACAAGGAAACAAAATTTagtggctctttcaacagctgaagctgaatatgtagcTGCAGCATCCTGCTGTGCTCAGCTTCTGTAG
- the LOC142181011 gene encoding uncharacterized protein LOC142181011 — translation MAALLNFEEGQSTYKPPRFNGQYYGWWKTRMYDFIMAKYSELWDIICDGPYVPTKKVLMNTTGFQLTNLLWEALQTAHEGTTQVKQSKIDMLTTKYELFRMKDDESIQDMHTRFTSIINELQSLGEIIPRNKLVRKILSVFPSSWESKVNAITEGRICRN, via the exons ATGGCTGCTCTACTAAACTTCGAAGAGGGTCAGTCTACCTACAAACCACCTAGATTCAATGGTCAATATTATGGGTGGTGGAAGACAAGGATGTATGACTTTATCATGGCTAAATATTCCGAGCTGTGGGATATTATTTGTGATGGTCCTTATGTCCCTACAAAAAAG GTCCTAATGAATACAACAGGATTTCAGCTTACCAATTTGTTATGGGAAGCTTTGCAAACAGCacacgaaggaactactcaagTAAAGCAATCTAAGATTGACATGCTCACCACTAAGTATGAGCTCTTCAGAATGAAGGACGATGAATCCATTCAAGATATGCACACTCGATTtacttccatcataaatgagttacagTCACTTGGTGAAATCATTCCTAGGAACAAGCTCGTGAGGAAAATTCTCAGTGTTTTTCCCAGTTCATGGGAGAGTAAAGTGAATGCCATTACTGAAGGAAGGATTTGCAGGAACTAA
- the LOC142181012 gene encoding uncharacterized protein LOC142181012 has product MAYLTRRFQKMVRRNGGIPKRGSSSKPKNYDLYHKYRKSGHFIKDFPLLKQEQSIHNSDKEAKRNLVPDKYFKRNNAADNVVKQTLTALGDSSSESEEDDDAGDSSMMAFENEANEYDPIFALMAQSDHIEDDDNNEVKFRDVQRNLKSYSPRKLMSLASVLIDALTMELGDTEQTRDDLIVCVVDLKETINNLENEKEVLTKKITSVEHERDDLMVVVVDLKETIENYSKEKNNVVEKVVVIEQERDDLLVVIIDLKKTIEELKAECSPRNSKKGKEVASEAYIKFENELNALQAELEKLQSDLEKSLKWTWSSDAITSIYVNNGGNRQGIGFQRERTPYNPHSKYVTVPDNWLCTYCGNNGYFKENFQAGFILFRKRKFLLKEDRICDKGNKVEFLSNICTITNLVNGEVVLVAKRYKNIYVANFESLQSGDLSCLKVVDDDAKLWHRRLGHASFSLLNKLVQKDLVHGLSKSRFKEHNVCDACARGKHVKSSFKPKKGYHGTEFDNAKFDEFCNENGITHNFSAPRTPQQNRVVERKNRTLEEMARTMLIDSEIAKNFWVEGINTACYLVNRCMIRSLLNKTPYELLNGIKPKLTHLRTFGCKCYVLNNGNDQLGKFDAKSDKGIFLGHSSQSKAYKVYNKQTQCVEESIHVIFDESYLPREKSKKDDQDGEPLLLPGDDK; this is encoded by the exons ATGGCTTATTTAACCAGAAGGTTTCAGAAAATGGTTCGAAGGAATGGAGGTATACCAAAGAGGGGCAGTTCCAGCAAGCCAAAAAATTATGACCTCTATCATAAGTATAGAAAgtcagggcatttcatcaaagatttcccTCTCCTAAAGCAAGAACAATCCATACACAACTCTGACAAAGAAGccaagaggaacctggttcctgatAAATACTTCAAAAGAAATAACGCcgctgacaatgttgtgaaacAAACTCTTACAGCATTGGGAGATTCTTCCAGCGAgtctgaagaagatgatgatgcaGGTGACAGCTCAATGATGGCATTTGAAAATGAAGCGAATGAATATGACCCAATATTTGCTTTGATGGCTCAATCAGATCATATAGAAGACGATGACAATAATGAGGTAAAGTTtcgggatgttcagagaaatctgaagtcCTACTCTCCTAGAAAACTTATGTCATTAGCTAGTGTGTTAATTGATGCCTTAACTATGGAGTTAGGAGATACTGAGCAAACTAGAGATGACTTGATAGTTTGTGTGGTTGATTTGAAGGAAACTATAAATAATCTGGAAAATGAAAAGGAGGTTCTAACTAAGAAAATCACTAGTGTAGAACACGAAAGAGATGATCTGATGGTAGTAGTAGTTGACCTAAAAGAAACCATTGAGAATTAcagtaaagaaaaaaataacGTAGTGGAGAAAGTGGTTGTTATTGAACAGGAAAGAGATGACCTCTTAGTGGTGATTATAGACTTAAAGAAAACAATAGAGGAACTCAAAGCTGAATGTAGTCCTAGAAAttctaaaaaaggaaaagaagtggcTAGTGAGGCATATATTAAATTTGAAAATGAGTTAAATGCT CTTCAAGCAGAATTGGAAAAATTACAAAGTGATCTTGAGAAGTCtcttaagtggacctggtcctcggATGCTATTACTTCCATATATGTGAACAATGGTGGAAACAGACAGGGAATAGGGTTTCAAAGGGAGAGAACTCCTTataaccctcatagcaagtatgttactgtGCCTGATAATTGGCTGTGTACctactgtgggaacaatgggtatttcaaagaaaatttccaAGCAGGGTTCATTCTCTTCAGAAAAAGAAAGTTTTTGCTAAAAGAGGACCGG AtatgtgataaaggaaacaaggtggagtTCTTGTCAAATATATGCACAATTACAAATCTAGTAAATGGTGAAGTGGTacttgtggccaaaagatacaagaatatCTATGTTGCCAATTTTGAGTCCCTACAAAGTGGTGATCTGAGCTGCTTGAAAGTAGTTGATGATGATGCTAAACTGTGGCACAGAAGGTTGGGTCATGCAAGCTTTTCTCTACTGAATAAGCTGgttcagaaggacctggttcatggTCTGTCCAAGTCAAGGTTCAAAGAGCACAATGTTTGTGATGCATGCGCTAGAGGAAAGCATGTGAAATCCTCATTCAAGCCAAAGAAAGGAT ATCATggaacagaatttgacaatgcTAAGTTTGATGAATTCTGTAACGAAAATGGCATCACCCACAACTTCTCAGCCCCAAGAACTCCACAGCAAAATAGAGTTGTGGAAAGGAAGAACAGAACCCTTgaagaaatggcaagaacaatgctgaTCGATAGTGAGATTGCTAAGAACTTCTGGGTTGAAGgtatcaacactgcctgctacttggtgaataggtgcatgatcaggtctcTCTTGAACAAAACTCCCTATGAGTTGCTAAATGGAATAAAGCCCAAGCTGACTCACTTAAGAACATTTGGCTGCAAATGTTATGTCCTCAACAATGGAAATGATCagcttggaaaatttgatgccaagagtgatAAAGGAATCTTTTTGGGGCACTCTTCTCAAAGTAAAGCCTACAAGGTATACAACAAGCAGACTCAGTGTGTTGAGGAGAGTATACACGTAATCTTTGACGAGTCTTATCTCCCCCGTGAGAAGAGCAAGAAGGATGATCAAGATGGAGAGCCTCTACTACTTCCAGGAGATGACAAATAG